A window of Cucurbita pepo subsp. pepo cultivar mu-cu-16 chromosome LG06, ASM280686v2, whole genome shotgun sequence contains these coding sequences:
- the LOC111796884 gene encoding cytochrome P450 CYP82D47-like — protein MELTRTLPTTFALLLFLYALFRIASRRSSAAHRTNKRLPPEAAGALPLIGHLHKLSATEPTHLTLAKMADAYGPIFTLRLGMNTALVVSSWEIARECFTTNDTIFASRPKGLASELLGYNYTMLSISPYGPYWRRVRKIVTLELLTNHRLHQLQHIRICEVQNSMKKLYELNKGSGGKVRVEMGTWFGDVSLNTILRMVVGKRLSSVLEGSGAEQYKEAFRDVFELFGAFVPSDSFPCLGWLDLGGYKKAMNKTAKVLDQMLTKWIEEHREKNKNWGEGGVETEDQDFMDVMLSAVHDDGGLCGFDADTVTKATCLTMILGGSDTSTITMTWALSLLLNNEQVLEKAQLELDEKVGISRHVKESDVKNLTYLQAIVKETLRLYPAAPLLIPHESVEDCIVSGYHIPARTRLLVNIQKLQKDPLVWEDPCEFRPERFLTSDIKFDMRGQNLQLMPFGCGRRICPGISFALQLIHFTLARLLHEFKIHRPSEELLNMDEGFGITVFKKAPLEVVLRPRLPSQVYE, from the exons ATGGAACTTACTCGCACCTTACCTACAACCTTCGcccttctcctttttctctaTGCTCTATTTCGTATTGCATCTCGGAGATCCTCCGCGGCCCATCGCACGAACAAAAGACTCCCACCTGAAGCCGCCGGTGCTTTGCCACTGATCGGCCACCTCCATAAACTAAGTGCAACAGAGCCAACTCACTTAACCTTGGCCAAAATGGCTGACGCCTACGGACCTATTTTTACCTTAAGATTGGGCATGAACACAGCCCTTGTCGTCAGCAGTTGGGAAATAGCGCGAGAGTGCTTCACCACAAACGACACAATCTTCGCCTCCCGCCCAAAGGGTTTAGCCTCAGAGCTGCTCGGCTACAACTACACAATGTTGTCGATTAGCCCCTACGGTCCATACTGGCGCCGTGTCCGCAAAATAGTCACGCTTGAACTCCTCACCAATCACCGCCTCCACCAGCTCCAACACATCAGAATATGTGAGGTTCAAAATTCGATGAAGAAACTGTATGAATTAAATAAGGGATCAGGTGGGAAAGTGAGGGTTGAGATGGGGACGTGGTTTGGGGATGTAAGTTTGAATACAATACTTAGGATGGTGGTGGGAAAGCGACTGAGCTCTGTTTTGGAAGGCAGTGGTGCGGAGCAGTACAAAGAGGCGTTCAGGGATGTTTTTGAACTGTTTGGGGCATTTGTTCCTTCAGATTCGTTCCCTTGTCTTGGTTGGTTGGATTTGGGAGGGTATAAGAAGGCCATGAACAAGACCGCCAAGGTGCTTGACCAAATGCTTACTAAATGGATCGAAGAACATcgagagaagaacaagaattgGGGTGAAGGTGGAGTGGAAACAGAGGACCAAGACTTCATGGATGTCATGCTTTCTGCTGTCCACGACGACGGAGGGTTATGTGGTTTCGATGCGGATACAGTCACCAAAGCTACTTGTTTG ACGATGATATTGGGTGGATCCGACACTTCAACGATTACTATGACATGGGCTCTTTCTCTGCTCCTCAACAACGAACAAGTACTCGAGAAGGCACAACTTGAATTAGATGAAAAAGTTGGAATATCAAGACACGTGAAAGAGTCTGATGTCAAAAATCTAACATATCTCCAAGCCATTGTGAAGGAGACATTGCGTTTATATCCTGCCGCACCGTTACTAATCCCTCATGAATCTGTAGAAGATTGTATAGTTTCAGGTTATCATATCCCTGCAAGGACACGCCTTTTAGTGAATATTCAAAAACTACAAAAGGATCCACTTGTTTGGGAGGATCCTTGTGAATTTCGTCCAGAAAGATTCTTAACAAGCGACATAAAGTTTGACATGAGAGGACAAAATCTGCAACTAATGCCATTTGGGTGTGGTCGGAGGATATGTCCTGGAATCTCATTTGCTCTTCAACTTATACATTTTACACTTGCACGTCTACttcatgaatttaaaattcataggCCATCAGAAGAATTACTGAATATGGATGAGGGTTTTGGAATAACCGTTTTTAAAAAAGCTCCACTTGAAGTTGTCTTACGTCCACGCCTACCAAGTCAAGTCTACGAATAA
- the LOC111796881 gene encoding cytochrome P450 CYP82D47-like, with the protein MELTHILPATFALLLFLYALFAITSRRSAAHRTNNTLPPEPAGRLPLIGHLHKLSATEPTHITLAKMADAYGPIFTLRLGVNTALVVSSWEIARECFTTNDTIFASRPKGLAPELLGYNSAMMAISPYGPYWRHVRKIATLELLTNHRLEQLQHIRISEVQSSIKKLYELCADSTSKGSGGKVRVEMETWFGDVSLNTIFRMMVGKRFSTDSEGSGGEKYRQALRDVFELFGAFVPSDSFPCLGWLDLGGYKKAMNKTAKVLDQMLTKWIEEHREKKKNLGEGGVETKEQDFMDVMLSAVHDDGGLCGFDADTVTKATCLAIVLGASDTTMITMTWALSLLLNNQQALKKAQLELDEKVGISRHVKESDVKNLTYLQAIVKETLRLHPAAPLLIPHEFVEDCTVSGYHIPARTRLLVNVQKLQKDPLVWEDPCEFRPERFLTSDTKFDMRGQNQQLMPFGSGRRMCPGISFALQLMHLTLANLLQKFEIERPSQELLDMEEGFGSTVPRRTPLEVVLSPRLSNQFYE; encoded by the exons ATGGAACTTACTCACATCTTACCTGCAACCTTCGCccttctcctctttctctatGCTCTCTTTGCTATTACTTCTCGGAGATCCGCTGCTCACCGCACCAACAACACACTTCCACCTGAACCCGCCGGTCGTTTGCCACTGATCGGCCACCTCCATAAACTCAGTGCCACAGAGCCAACTCACATAACCTTGGCCAAAATGGCCGACGCCTACGGACCTATCTTTACCTTAAGATTGGGAGTGAACACAGCCCTTGTCGTGAGCAGTTGGGAAATAGCGCGAGAGTGCTTCACCACAAACGACACAATCTTCGCATCCCGCCCAAAGGGTTTAGCCCCGGAGCTGCTCGGCTACAACAGCGCAATGATGGCGATTAGCCCATACGGTCCATACTGGCGCCATGTGCGCAAAATAGCCACGCTTGAACTCTTGACAAACCATCGACTCGAGCAGCTCCAACACATTAGAATATCCGAGGTTCAAAGTTCGATCAAGAAACTGTATGAGTTATGCGCCGACAGCACAAGTAAAGGGTCCGGTGGGAAAGTGAGGGTTGAGATGGAGACGTGGTTTGGGGATGTAAGTCTGAACACAATATTTAGGATGATGGTGGGAAAGCGATTCAGCACTGATTCTGAAGGCAGTGGTGGGGAGAAGTACCGACAAGCGTTGAGGGATGTTTTTGAACTGTTTGGGGCATTTGTTCCTTCAGATTCGTTCCCTTGTCTTGGTTGGTTGGATTTGGGAGGGTATAAGAAGGCCATGAACAAGACCGCCAAGGTGCTTGACCAAATGCTTACTAAATGGATCGAAGAACAtcgagagaagaagaagaatttgggTGAAGGTGGAGTGGAGACAAAGGAGCAAGACTTCATGGATGTCATGCTTTCTGCTGTCCACGACGACGGAGGGTTATGTGGTTTTGACGCGGATACGGTCACCAAAGCTACTTGTTTG GCCATCGTATTGGGTGCATCCGACACTACAATGATTACTATGACGTGGGCTCTTTCTCTACTCCTCAACAACCAACAAGCACTCAAGAAGGCGCAACTTGAATTAGATGAAAAAGTTGGAATATCAAGACACGTCAAAGAGTCTGATGTCAAAAATCTAACATATCTCCAAGCCATTGTGAAGGAGACATTGCGTTTACATCCTGCCGCACCGTTACTAATCCCTCATGAATTTGTAGAAGATTGTACAGTTTCAGGTTATCATATCCCTGCAAGGACACGCCTTTTAGTGAATGTTCAAAAACTGCAAAAGGATCCACTTGTTTGGGAGGATCCTTGTGAATTTCGTCCAGAAAGATTCTTAACCAGCGATACAAAGTTCGACATGAGAGGACAAAATCAGCAACTAATGCCATTTGGAAGTGGTCGAAGAATGTGTCCTGGAATTTCATTTGCCCTTCAATTGATGCATCTTACCCTTGCAAATCTACttcagaaatttgaaattgagaGGCCATCCCAAGAATTACTTGACATGGAAGAGGGTTTTGGATCAACTGTTCCAAGAAGAACTCCCCTTGAAGTTGTTTTAAGTCCACGCCTATCGAATCAATTTTAtgaatga
- the LOC111796886 gene encoding cytochrome P450 CYP82D47-like produces the protein MEHLRPLAGIIFPFLLFLYVFFTWSRRSVAHRKRIPPEAGGAWPVIGHLHLLHAGEPTHITLAKMADAYGPIFTFRFGMKKALIVSSWEIAKEFFTTNDRIFASRPKLVASKLLAYDYAMIGFSPYTPHWRQVRKIATLELLTNHRLEQLQHIRAFEVQQWMNELHKMSIKSNERGEKVAVEMKKWLADITLNTIFKMVIGKRFSAIQHGNENFPKALIDFFGLFHIFVPSDSFPFLSWLDLGGHEKTMKKTAKVIDEAFHKFLQQHRERRNDAEAETAEQDFMDVMISRVEEDGQHFSYDADTVIKATSLNMVLAGFDTTTITMVWALSLLLNNEGVLENAQLELDEKVGRSRQVKESDVKNLPYLRAIVKETLRLYPAAPLLVPHESIEDCTAAGYHISKGTRLIVNVQKLQKDPLVWEGPCEFRPERFLTSQKDFDVRGQSPQFIPFGNGRRMCPAISFALQMIHLTLANFLHGFKIERSSDEPLDMEESVGLTSLRKAPLEVVLTPRLPAHVYE, from the exons ATGGAACACCTTCGCCCCCTCGCCGGAATAATCTTcccctttcttctctttctctatgTTTTCTTCACTTGGTCCCGGAGATCTGTCGCTCATCGGAAGAGGATCCCACCGGAGGCCGGTGGCGCTTGGCCGGTGATTGGCCACCTCCATCTGCTACATGCAGGAGAGCCAACTCACATAACGTTGGCCAAGATGGCAGATGCCTATGGACCCATATTTACGTTTAGGTTCGGTATGAAAAAGGCCTTGATTGTGAGCAGTTGGGAAATAGCAAAGGAGTTTTTCACTACAAACGACAGAATCTTCGCGTCTCGTCCAAAGCTTGTGGCCTCAAAGCTTCTTGCCTATGATTATGCGATGATAGGGTTCAGCCCATACACTCCACACTGGCGCCAAGTGCGCAAAATAGCCACGCTCGAGCTCCTCACTAACCACCGCCTCGAGCAGCTCCAACACATCAGAGCATTTGAGGTGCAGCAATGGATGAATGAGCTACACAAAATGAGTATTAAAAGCAATGAAAGAGGTGAGAAAGTGGCGGTGGAAATGAAGAAGTGGTTGGCAGACATAACCCTGAATACCATATTCAAGATGGTGATTGGAAAGCGATTCTCCGCCATCCAACATGGTAATGAAAACTTCCCCAAGGCGTTGATAGATTTCTTTGGATTGTTCCATATATTCGTTCCTTCGGATTCGTTTCCGTTTCTGAGTTGGTTGGACTTGGGAGGACATGAGAAGACAATGAAGAAGACAGCCAAAGTAATCGATGAGGCGTTTCATAAATTCCTCCAACAACATCGGGAGAGAAGAAACGACGCCGAAGCGGAGACGGCGGAGCAGGACTTCATGGATGTGATGATTTCTAGAGTTGAAGAAGATGGACAACATTTCAGCTACGACGCCGATACGGTCATTAAAGCTACAAGCTTG AATATGGTATTAGCTGGATTTGACACTACCACGATTACTATGGTCTGGGCTCTTTCTCTGCTCCTCAACAATGAAGGAGTACTCGAGAACGCCCAACTTGAATTAGATGAAAAAGTTGGAAGATCAAGACAAGTAAAAGAGTCTGATGTCAAAAATTTACCATATCTCCGAGCTATTGTCAAGGAAACTCTTCGATTGTATCCTGCTGCACCACTGTTAGTCCCTCACGAATCTATAGAAGATTGCACAGCGGCTGGCTACCACATCTCCAAGGGGACACGCCTCATAGTTAATGTTCAAAAGCTTCAAAAAGACCCACTTGTTTGGGAAGGACCTTGTGAATTTCGTCCCGAAAGATTTCTAACAAGCCAGAAGGATTTTGATGTTAGAGGACAAAGTCCACAATTCATACCATTTGGAAATGGTCGAAGAATGTGCCCTGCAATCTCGTTTGCCCTTCAAATGATACATCTCACACTTGCAAACTTTCTGCATGGGTTTAAAATTGAGAGATCATCCGATGAACCGCTCGACATGGAAGAGAGTGTAGGATTGACCAGTCTTAGAAAAGCTCCACTCGAAGTTGTTTTAACTCCACGCCTACCTGCCCATGTTTATGAGTAA
- the LOC111797196 gene encoding cytochrome P450 CYP82D47-like, whose translation MELTHILPATFALLLFLYALFRITSRRSAAHRTNNTLPPEAAGRLPVIGHLHKLSATEPTHITLAKMADAYGPIFTLRLGMNTTLVVSSWEIARECFTTNDRVFASRSKVVASELLGYNYAALGISPYGPYWRHVRKLATVELLTNHRLEQLQHIRICEVQNSIEKLYELCADSRNKGSGGKVRVEMRTWFGDVSLNTIFRMVVGKRFSAVFEGNGAEQYREALSAFFELFAAFVPSDSFSCLSWLDLGGYKKSMNKTAKVLDQMLSKWIEEHREKNKNLGEGGVETEDQDFMDVMLSAVHDDGGLCGYDADTVTKATCLSMMLGGYTTMIATTWALSLLLNNQDTLKKAQLELDEKVGRSRQVKESDVKNLIYLQAIVKETLRLYPAAPFLIPHESVEDCTVSGYHISAKTRLLVNVQKLQKDPFVWEDPCEFRPERFLTNDTKFDMKGQNMQLMPFGRGRRMCPGMSFALQLVHLTLASLLHEFEIDRPSEELLDMEEGFGFIIFRKTPLEIVLSPRLSNKVHG comes from the exons ATGGAACTTACTCACATCTTACCTGCAACCTTCGCCCTTCTCCTATTTCTCTATGCTCTCTTTCGTATAACTTCTCGGAGATCCGCCGCTCATCGCACCAACAACACACTTCCACCGGAAGCCGCCGGTCGTTTGCCAGTGATTGGCCATCTCCATAAACTAAGTGCAACAGAGCCAACTCACATAACCTTGGCCAAAATGGCCGACGCCTACGGACCTATCTTTACCTTAAGATTGGGCATGAACACAACCCTTGTCGTGAGCAGTTGGGAAATAGCGCGAGAGTGCTTCACCACAAACGACAGAGTCTTCGCTTCCCGCTCAAAAGTTGTTGCCTCAGAACTGCTCGGCTACAACTACGCAGCCTTGGGAATTAGCCCCTACGGTCCATACTGGCGCCACGTGCGCAAACTAGCCACAGTTGAACTCTTGACGAACCATCGCCTCGAGCAGCTCCAACACATTAGGATATGTGAGGTTCAAAATTCGATCGAGAAACTGTATGAGTTATGTGCGGACAGCAGAAATAAGGGATCAGGTGGGAAAGTGAGGGTTGAGATGAGGACGTGGTTTGGGGATGTAAGTTTGAATACAATATTTAGGATGGTGGTTGGAAAGCGATTCAGCGCTGTTTTCGAAGGCAATGGTGCGGAGCAGTACAGAGAGGCGTTGAGTGCTTTTTTTGAACTGTTTGCGGCATTTGTTCCTTCAGACTCGTTTTCGTGTCTAAGTTGGTTGGATTTGGGAGGGTATAAGAAGTCCATGAATAAGACCGCCAAGGTGCTTGACCAAATGCTTAGCAAATGGATCGAAGAACATcgagagaagaacaagaatttGGGTGAAGGTGGAGTGGAAACAGAGGACCAAGACTTCATGGATGTCATGCTTTCTGCTGTCCACGACGACGGAGGGTTATGTGGTTATGATGCGGATACAGTCACCAAAGCTACTTGTTTG TCGATGATGTTGGGTGGATACACTACCATGATTGCTACCACATGGGCTCTTTCCTTACTCCTCAACAATCAAGATACACTTAAGAAGGCACAACTTGAATTAGATGAAAAAGTTGGTAGATCAAGACAAGTAAAAGAGTCCGACGTTAAAAATCTGATATATCTCCAAGCCATTGTGAAGGAGACATTGCGTTTATATCCTGCAGCGCCGTTTTTAATCCCTCATGAATCTGTAGAAGATTGTACAGTTTCAGGCTATCATATCTCTGCAAAGACACGTCTTTTAGTGAATGTTCAAAAACTGCAGAAAGACCCATTTGTTTGGGAGGATCCTTGTGAATTTCGTCCGGAAAGATTCTTAACAAACGACACAAAGTTTGATATGAAAGGACAAAATATGCAACTAATGCCATTTGGAAGGGGTCGGCGGATGTGTCCTGGAATGTCATTTGCTCTTCAACTTGTGCATCTTACTCTTGCAAGCCTACTtcatgaatttgaaattgatagGCCATCTGAAGAATTACTCGACATGGAAGAGGGTTttggatttattatttttagaaaaactcCGCTTGAAATTGTTTTAAGTCCTCGTCTGTCGAATAAAGTTCATggttga
- the LOC111796880 gene encoding cytochrome P450 CYP82D47-like, which yields MQFDKDHTTFDGPCRFSLCSNVNKSDINPSKLQTSRPPQMELTHIIPATFALLLFLYALLRITSRRSAAHRTNKRLPPEAAGRLPVIGHLHKLSATEPTHITLAKMADAYGPIFTLKLGMNTVLVVSSWEIARECFTTNDTIFASRSKGLASELLGYNYTLLSVTPYGPYWRHVRKIATHELLANQRLEQLQHIRMSEVRSSIKKLYELNKGSGGKVRVEMGTWFGDVSLNTILRMVVGKRLSSVLEGSGAEQYKEASRDVFELFGAFVPSDSFPFLSWLDLGGYKKAMNKTAKVLDQMLTKWIEEHREKNKNLGEGGVETEEQDFMDVMLSAVSDQGGLGGFDADTVTKATCFAMVLGAYDTTMITMTWALSLLLNNQQALNKAQLELDEKVGTSRRVKESDVKNLPYLQAILKETLRLYPAAPLLIPHESVEDCIVSGYHIPAGTRLLVNVQKLQKNPLVWEDPCEFRPERFLTSDTKFDMRGQNMQLMPFGSGRRMCPGISFALQLMHLTLASLLHEFEINRPSEELLNMDEGFGITVLKKTPLEVVLHPRLPSQVYE from the exons ATGCAATTTGATAAGGACCACACTACTTTTGATGGTCCATGTCGATTCAGCCTCTGCTCTAATGTGAATAAATCTGATATAAACCCTTCCAAACTGCAAACCTCACGCCCACCACAAATGGAACTTACTCACATCATACCTGCAACCTTCGCccttctcctctttctctatGCTCTCCTTCGTATAACTTCTCGGAGATCCGCCGCTCATCGCACCAACAAGAGACTTCCACCGGAAGCCGCCGGTCGTTTGCCAGTGATCGGCCACCTCCATAAACTAAGTGCAACAGAGCCAACTCACATAACCTTGGCCAAAATGGCCGACGCCTACGGACCTATCTTTACCTTAAAATTGGGAATGAACACAGTGCTTGTCGTGAGCAGTTGGGAAATAGCGCGAGAGTGCTTCACCACAAACGACACAATCTTCGCCTCCCGCTCAAAAGGTTTAGCCTCAGAGCTGCTCGGCTACAACTACACACTGCTGTCCGTTACCCCGTACGGTCCATACTGGCGCCATGTCCGCAAAATAGCCACGCATGAACTCCTCGCAAATCAGCGCCTGGAGCAGCTCCAGCACATCAGAATGTCCGAGGTTCGAAGTTCGATCAAGAAACTGTATGAATTAAATAAGGGATCAGGTGGGAAAGTGAGGGTTGAGATGGGGACGTGGTTTGGGGATGTAAGTTTGAATACAATACTTAGGATGGTGGTGGGAAAGCGACTGAGCTCTGTTTTGGAAGGCAGTGGTGCGGAGCAGTACAAAGAGGCGTCGAGGGATGTTTTTGAACTGTTTGGAGCATTTGTTCCTTCAGATTCGTTTCCGTTTCTAAGTTGGTTGGATTTGGGAGGGTATAAGAAGGCCATGAACAAGACCGCCAAGGTGCTTGACCAAATGCTTACTAAATGGATCGAAGAACATcgagagaagaacaagaatttGGGTGAAGGTGGAGTGGAAACAGAGGAGCAAGACTTCATGGATGTCATGCTTTCTGCTGTCAGCGACCAGGGAGGGTTAGGTGGTTTTGATGCCGACACAGTCACCAAAGCCACTTGTTTC GCTATGGTATTGGGCGCATATGACACTACAATGATTACTATGACATGGGCTCTTTCTCTACTCCTCAACAACCAACAAGCACTCAACAAGGCGCAACTTGAATTAGATGAAAAAGTTGGAACATCAAGACGAGTAAAAGAGTCGGATGTCAAAAATCTACCGTATCTCCAAGCCATTTTGAAGGAGACATTGCGTTTATATCCTGCCGCACCGTTACTAATCCCTCATGAATCTGTAGAAGATTGTATAGTTTCAGGCTATCATATCCCTGCCGGGACACGCCTTTTAGTGAATGTTCAAAAACTGCAAAAAAACCCACTTGTATGGGAGGATCCTTGTGAATTTCGTCCAGAAAGGTTCTTAACAAGCGACACAAAGTTTGACATGAGAGGACAAAATATGCAACTAATGCCATTTGGGTCTGGTCGAAGGATGTGTCCTGGAATCTCATTTGCTCTTCAACTTATGCATCTTACTCTTGCAAGCCTACTTCATGAATTTGAAATCAATAGGCCATCTGAAGAGTTACTGAATATGGATGAGGGTTTTGGAATAACAGTTCTAAAAAAAACTCCACTTGAAGTTGTTTTACATCCACGCCTACCAAGCCAAGTCTACGAATAG